The window AAAAGTGACCGACAGGCCCGCCAAAACCGTTATCTGTCGGACCCATTGACACCCTCACCACCCCATCCCTACTGTCGCGCCAGCATTTCGAACGTCTGACGAAATCTCGAACACCAAACACCAACGACAACGACGACAACGATGTCGAGCAGCCGAGGGGCGGGCGCCGTGCGCATCACCGGAATCAGCACCCATGTGGTCGGGACGCCGTGGCGCAACCTGACCTACGTCCAGGTGCACACCGACGAGGGCATCACGGGGGTCGGCGAGACCCGGATGCTGGGCCACACCGACGCTCTGATCGGCTACTTGAGGGAGGCCGAGGCCAACCACATCCTCGGCTCGGACCCGTTCGCCGCCGAGGACCTCGTCCGCCGGATGAAGTACGGCGACTTCGGCCGCGCGGGTGAGATCGTGATGTCCGGCATCGCGGTCGTGGAGATGGCCTGCTGGGACATCAAGGGCAAGGCGCTCGGCGTCCCCGTTTGGCAGTTACTCGGCGGCAAGGTCACCGACCGGGTGAAGGCGTACGCCAACGGCTGGTACACCACCGAGCGCACCCCGGAGGCGTACCACAAGGCCGCGCAGGGGGTCGTGGAGCGCGGTTACCGGGCGCTCAAGATCGACCCCTTCGGCACCGGGCACTTCGAACTCGACCACGAGGGGACCCTGTACGCCGTCTCGCTCATCGAGGCCGTACGGGACGCCATCGGCCCCGGCACCGAGCTGATGCTGGAGATGCACGGCCGCTTCTCCCCCGCCACCGCCGTCCGGCTGGCGAGGGAGATGGCGCCCTTCGCCCCGGCCTGGCTGGAGGAGCCGGTGCCGCCGGAGAACCTGAAGGCGCTGCGGACGGTCGCCGCCAAGGTCGACATCCCGGTCGCCACCGGCGAGCGCATCCACGACCGGATCGAGTTCCGCGAGCTCTTCGACGACCAGTCCGCCGACATCATCCAGCCGGACGTCGGCCACATCGGCGGCATCTGGGAGACCCGGAAGCTGGCCGCGACCGCCGAGACGCACTACATGCTCGTCGCCCCGCACAACGTCGGCGGGTCCGTACTCACCGCCGCCTCGCTCCAAGTCGGCTTCACCACACCGAATTTCAAGATCCTGGAGCACTTCAACGACTTCGCCGACGCGGAGATCAAGAAGGTGGTCAGGGGCGCGCCCCGGGTGGACCCGGAGGACGGCTGCTTCCACCTCTCCGACGCGCCCGGTCTCGGCGTCGAGCTGGATGTCGACAGGGCGGCCGAATTCCCCCAGCAGCAGGCCCGGTTCGACCTGTGGGCCGAGGGCTGGGAGCAGCGCAGGCCGAAGGGGACGAAGTGAGCACAGAGGTCGTCGTCGAGGCCCCGGGCACGCACCGGATCGCCGGGCACACGCCGCGCGACCCGGGACCGGGCGAGGCGCTGGTCGCCGTGCACGCCGTGGGGATCTGCGGCAGCGACCGCGAGGTGTACCAGGGCAACCGGCCCGACGGGTACGTGCGTTACCCGCTGACGCCGGGCCACGAGTGGTCCGGGACGGTCCGGCGGGTGGGCGCCGGGGTGCCCGGCCCTCTCGTGGGCCGCACGGTGGTCGGCGAGGGTTTCCGCAACTGCCAGGTGTGCGACCGCTGTCACGCGGGCGAGACGACCCTGTGCACGGCGGGGTACGAGGAGACCGGCTTCACCCGGCCCGGCGCGATGGCCACCACGCTGACGCTGCCGGCCCGGCTGCTGCACGTGCTCCCCGAGGACGCCGACCTCACCGCCGCCGCGCTGCTGGAGCCGGCCGCCTGTGTAGCGGCCGCGGCGCTGAAGGCGGACGCCCGGCCGGGCGAGCGGGTCGCCGTGGTCGGCACCGGCACGCTCGGGATGTTCGCCGTGCAGTTCCTCAAGGCGCTCTCCCCGGCCGAGCTGCTGGTCGTCGGCACGCGCGACGACCGCGAGGCCCTGGCCCGGCGGTTCGGCGCCACCGGCTTCTCCACCAAGGACCGGCGGCTGCCCGGCGGCTTCGACGTGGTGATCGAGACGGCCGGGTCCGCGGACGCGGCGCGTACCGCCGCCGCGCTGCTCAGACGCGGTGGGCGGCTGGTCCTGACCGGCATCCCGGCCCCGGGCGCCGAGGGACTGGACCCGACCGACCTCGTCGTACGGCAGCTGGAGGTGCACACCGTCTTCGGGGCGCCGCCGCACGCCTGGGCGCACACCGTGCGGATGTTCGCGGCCGGACTGCTCGATCCGCTCCCGCTCGTCACCCACGAGCTCCCGCTCGCCGAGTTCTCGCACGCCATCGACCTGGTGGGGGCGGGCGATCCGAAGGTGGGCAAGGTGCTGCTCCGCCCGTGACCCGAGTGCCGCTCACGGCGTGATCCGAGGACGCCGTGAGCGGCACACCGGGCCCGGGTCACCGCCGGCTCCGTGCACGGCCCGCCATACCCGGAGCCACGAACCTTGTCCGAGACACCGAACACGAAGGACAGCCTGTGACCGACGCTTCCGCCACGGCCGCCCGCAGACCCGCTGAGCAGACGCTCACCGCACTGGGCCTCGGCGCCCCCGCCCTCGACCCCGCCGACACCTCGCCGCACGCCTTCCCCGGCGGCGGCCGCTGGCGCACGGAGATCCCCTCGTGCGAGGGCCCGGAGGCGCTGGCGGTGGTCCTCGACGAGGCCGCACGGCTCGATGTGCCGATCCACCGGATCAGCCAGGGCAGCGGCGTGTGGATGCTGACCGACGCCGAGATCGGCGAGATGGTCGACGCGAGTACCGCACACGGCGTCGAACTGTGCCTGTTCACCGGCCCGCGCGGCACCTGGGACACCGGGGGCTCGGTGCGCTCCGACTCACGCGGGGCGGGGCTGCGCGCCCGCGGCCACGACGCGGTCGCCGGGTGCGTCGAGGACGCCGTCCGGGCCACGGAGCTGGGCGTGCGCTGTCTGCTGGTCGCCGACGAGGGGGTGCTGTGGACGCTGCACCGGGCGCGTACGACGGGCCTGATCCCGGCCGACACCACCCTGAAGGTGTCCGCGCTGATCGGCCCGGTGAACCCGGCGTCGTACGCCGTCTTCGAGCGTCTGGGCGCCGACTCCGTGAACGTGCCAAGCGATCTGACGCTCGATCACCTCACCGAGATCCGGCGGGTGTCGGGCGCCCCCATGGACATGTACATCGAGGCGCCCGACGACCTCGGCGGCTATGTCCGGATGTACGAGGTCGCCGAGCTGATCCGGCGCGGCGCACCGCTCTACCTGAAGTTCGGCCTGTCCAAGGCGCCCGGCATCTACCCGTACGGACACCACCTGCGGGAGCTCACCCTGGCCACGGCCCGGGAACGGGTGCGGCGCGGCCGGCTCGCCCTGGACCTGCTCGCCCGCCACGGCGCCGCCGGTGACATGGCGCCGCTCGGCTCCCGGCTGCCGGGCCCGCTCCACCGCTTCCCCACCGGCGCCTGACGGACGCCGCGAGCACCTCCCCACGCCCCACACCGACCAGACGGACAAGGACTGATCACCATGCGCAACCGCCGAGCCACCCTCGCCGCCACGGCCACAGCCGCGTCCCTCGCCCTGACCCTGTCCGCCTGCGGACAGAACAGCGAGGGCGGCAGCAAGGAGAAGTCGGGCAACACCAAGGGCGCCACCATCGGCATCGCGATGCCGACGAAGTCCTCCGAGCGATGGATCTCCGACGGCGACAACGTCGTCAAGGACCTCCAGGCCAAGGGCTACCGGACCAAGCTGGTCTTCGGCGAGGACAACCCCGACACCCAGGTCTCGCAGATCGAGAACCTGATCACCCAGGGCGTCAAGGGCCTGATCGTCGCCGCCATCGACAACAAGTCGCTGAACAACGTCCTCCAGGAGGCGGCCGACGCCGGCATCCCGGTCATCGCCTACGACCGGCTGATCCTCGGCACGAAGCACGTCGACTACTACGCCTCCTTCGACAACGAGAAGGTCGGCCGGCTCCAGGCCGGCTACATCGTCGACAAGCTCGGCCTCAAGGACGGCAAGGGCCCGTTCAACATCGAGCTGTTCGCCGGCTCCAACGACGACAACAACACCAAGTACTTCTTCAACGGCGCGATGAGCGTCCTGAAGCCGTACCTGGACAGCGGCAAGCTGAAGGTGAGGTCCGGCCAGACGCAGCTCACCAAGGTCACCACCCTGCGCTGGGACGGCGCGACCGCGCAGCGGCGCATGGACGACATCCTCACCTCCTCCTACAAGAGCGGCCGGGTCGACGCGGTGCTCTCGCCCTACGACGGCATATCCATCGGCATCCTCTCCGCGCTGAAGTCGGACGGCTACGGCTCGGGGAGCAAGCCGCTGCCCGTCGTCACCGGTCAGGACGCCGAGCTGGCCTCGGTCAAGTCGATCATCGCGGGCGAGCAGACGCAGACCGTCTACAAGGACACCCGCAAGCTCGCCGAGATCGCCTCGGCGATGGTCGACGACTCACTGAAGGGCAAGAAGCCGCAGGTCAATGACGCCAAGACGTATGACAACGGCTCGAAGGTGGTGCCCGCCTACCTGCTGCAACCGGTGAGCGTCGACAAGAGCAACTACGAGGAGGTCCTCGTCAAGGGCGGCTACTACAGCGACGCCGAGCTGAACAAGTAGCCGGGGAAGCGACCGCCGCATCCACCGACCCCAACCGACTGGAAGGCAGGACCATGGCGGGACCCGTCCTGGAAATGCGCTCGATCGGCAAGACCTTTCCCGGTGTCAAAGCGCTGTCGGACGTCACGCTGACGGTTCGCCAGGGCGAGGTGCACGCCATCTGCGGGGAGAACGGCGCCGGCAAGTCCACCCTGATGAAGGTGCTCTCCGGCGTCCATCCGCACGGAAGTTACGAGGGCGAGATCCTCTTCGAGCAGGAGGTGTGCCGTTTCAAGGACATCCGGGCCAGCGAACGGCGCGGCATCGTCATCATCCACCAGGAGCTGGCGCTGGTGCCGTACCTGTCCATCGCGGAGAACATCTTCCTCGGCAACGAACACGCCACGCGCGGGTTCATCAACTGGAACGACACCCTCCGGCACGCCACCGCACTGCTGCGCCGCGTCGGTCTCGACGAGCACCCCGAGACCCGGGTCGCCGACATCGGCGTCGGCAAGCAGCAGCTCGTGGAGATCGCCAAGGCGCTGTCGAAGTCCGTGAAGCTGCTCATCCTGGACGAGCCGACGGCGGCCCTGAACGACGAGGACAGCGGCAAACTCCTGCGCCTGATCCTTGAGTTGAAGGAGCAGGGCATCACCTCGATCATCATCTCCCACAAGCTCAACGAGATTCGCCAGGTCGCCGACTCGGTGACGATCCTGCGCGACGGCCACACCATCGAGACCCTGGATGTGAGGGCGGCCGGCACCACCGAGGAGCGGATCATCGCGGGCATGGTCGGCCGCGACCTCGACCACCGCTTCCCCGAACGCACCCCGCACCAGCCCCAGGAGGGCGCGGCCCCGGCCCTGGAGATCCGGGGCTGGACCGTGTTCCACCCGATCGACCGACAGCGCCGGGTCGTCGACGACGTGTCGGTCCGGGTGCGGCGCGGCGAGATCGTCGGCATCGCGGGCCTGATGGGCGCCGGCCGCACCGAACTCGCGATGAGCGTCTTCGGCCGCGCCTACGGCCGGTACGCGGCCGGCACCGTCCTCAAGGACGGCCGGGAGATCCGCACCAGGACCGTCGCGGAGGCGGTCGGGCACGGCATCGCCTACGTCACCGAGGACCGCAAGCACTACGGCCTGAACCTCATGGACACCGTCCACCGGAACATCTCGCTGACCGCGCTGCGCAAGGTGGCCCGGCGGGGTGTGGTGGACGAGCACGAGGAGCAGCGGGTCGCCGAGGCGTTCCGCACGTCCATGAACATCAAGGCGCCGACCGTCTTCGAGCCGGTGGGCAGGCTGTCCGGCGGCAACCAGCAGAAGGTCGTCCTCAGCAAGTGGATCTTCGCCGGTCCGGAGGTGCTGATCCTGGACGAACCCACGCGCGGCATCGACGTGGGCGCCAAGTACGAGATCTACACGGTCATCAACCAGTTGGCCGCCCAGGGCAAGGCGGTCGTCTTCATCTCCTCCGAACTGCCGGAACTGCTCGGCATGTGCGACCGCATCTACACGATGGCCGCGGGGCGGCTGACCGGTGAGGTGCCGCGCGCGGAGGCCACCCAGGAAGTGCTGATGCGCCACATGACGAAGAACACGAAGGACGAAGAGGTGACGCAATGAGCACGGACGTGACCGCGCAACCCCCGGCCCCCGCACCACCGGACCGCGGCGCGGCGGCCACCGGCCGCGGTCTGCTGGGGCTGGTGCTGAACGGCCTGCGCCGCAACATGCGGCAGTACGGCATGCTGATCGCGCTCGGGCTGATCGTCGTCCTGTTCGAGATCTGGACCGGAGGGGACCTGCTGCTGCCGCGCAACGTCTCCAACCTGGTGCTCCAGAACAGCTACATCCTGATCCTGGCCATCGGCATGATGATGGTGATCATCGCGGGACACATCGACCTGTCGGTCGGCTCGCTGACCGCGTTCGTCGGCGCGGTGGCGGCGGCCCTGACGGTCAGCCACCAGGTGCCGTGGCCTGTCGCGGTGGGCCTGTGCCTGCTGGTGGGGGCGGCCGCGGGCTCGCTGCAAGGGTTCATGATCGCGTATCTGGGCATACCGTCGTTCATCGTCACCCTCGCCGGGATGCTGCTCTTCCGCGGGCTGACGGAGATCCTGCTCAAGGGCCAGACCCTCGGCCCGTTCCCGGGCGGGCTGCAGAAGATGGGCAACGGGTTCCTGCCCGAGGTCGGGCCGAGCACCAACTACCACAACCTCACCCTGCTCCTCGGCCTCGTCCTGATCGCCTCCGTGGTGTGGCAGGAGGTGCGCGACCGGCGCCGGCAGCAGGAGTTCTCCCTCGACGTGCTGCCCGCACGGCTGTTCGCGCTCAAGCTCGTCGCCCTCGTCGCCGCCGTCCTGGTCGTCACGCTGCTGCTCGCCAGCTACAAGGGCGCGCCGATCGTGCTGATCGTCCTCGGCGTGCTGGTGGTCGGCTACGGCTATGTGATGCGCAACGCCGTCTTCGGCCGCCACATCTACGCCATCGGTGGCAACCTGCCCGCCGCGAAGCTGTCCGGGGTCAAGGACAGGAGGGTCACCTTCCAGGTGTTCC of the Streptomyces sp. NBC_01788 genome contains:
- the chvE gene encoding multiple monosaccharide ABC transporter substrate-binding protein, whose protein sequence is MRNRRATLAATATAASLALTLSACGQNSEGGSKEKSGNTKGATIGIAMPTKSSERWISDGDNVVKDLQAKGYRTKLVFGEDNPDTQVSQIENLITQGVKGLIVAAIDNKSLNNVLQEAADAGIPVIAYDRLILGTKHVDYYASFDNEKVGRLQAGYIVDKLGLKDGKGPFNIELFAGSNDDNNTKYFFNGAMSVLKPYLDSGKLKVRSGQTQLTKVTTLRWDGATAQRRMDDILTSSYKSGRVDAVLSPYDGISIGILSALKSDGYGSGSKPLPVVTGQDAELASVKSIIAGEQTQTVYKDTRKLAEIASAMVDDSLKGKKPQVNDAKTYDNGSKVVPAYLLQPVSVDKSNYEEVLVKGGYYSDAELNK
- a CDS encoding mandelate racemase/muconate lactonizing enzyme family protein, which produces MRITGISTHVVGTPWRNLTYVQVHTDEGITGVGETRMLGHTDALIGYLREAEANHILGSDPFAAEDLVRRMKYGDFGRAGEIVMSGIAVVEMACWDIKGKALGVPVWQLLGGKVTDRVKAYANGWYTTERTPEAYHKAAQGVVERGYRALKIDPFGTGHFELDHEGTLYAVSLIEAVRDAIGPGTELMLEMHGRFSPATAVRLAREMAPFAPAWLEEPVPPENLKALRTVAAKVDIPVATGERIHDRIEFRELFDDQSADIIQPDVGHIGGIWETRKLAATAETHYMLVAPHNVGGSVLTAASLQVGFTTPNFKILEHFNDFADAEIKKVVRGAPRVDPEDGCFHLSDAPGLGVELDVDRAAEFPQQQARFDLWAEGWEQRRPKGTK
- a CDS encoding zinc-dependent alcohol dehydrogenase; translated protein: MSTEVVVEAPGTHRIAGHTPRDPGPGEALVAVHAVGICGSDREVYQGNRPDGYVRYPLTPGHEWSGTVRRVGAGVPGPLVGRTVVGEGFRNCQVCDRCHAGETTLCTAGYEETGFTRPGAMATTLTLPARLLHVLPEDADLTAAALLEPAACVAAAALKADARPGERVAVVGTGTLGMFAVQFLKALSPAELLVVGTRDDREALARRFGATGFSTKDRRLPGGFDVVIETAGSADAARTAAALLRRGGRLVLTGIPAPGAEGLDPTDLVVRQLEVHTVFGAPPHAWAHTVRMFAAGLLDPLPLVTHELPLAEFSHAIDLVGAGDPKVGKVLLRP
- the mmsA gene encoding multiple monosaccharide ABC transporter ATP-binding protein, which codes for MAGPVLEMRSIGKTFPGVKALSDVTLTVRQGEVHAICGENGAGKSTLMKVLSGVHPHGSYEGEILFEQEVCRFKDIRASERRGIVIIHQELALVPYLSIAENIFLGNEHATRGFINWNDTLRHATALLRRVGLDEHPETRVADIGVGKQQLVEIAKALSKSVKLLILDEPTAALNDEDSGKLLRLILELKEQGITSIIISHKLNEIRQVADSVTILRDGHTIETLDVRAAGTTEERIIAGMVGRDLDHRFPERTPHQPQEGAAPALEIRGWTVFHPIDRQRRVVDDVSVRVRRGEIVGIAGLMGAGRTELAMSVFGRAYGRYAAGTVLKDGREIRTRTVAEAVGHGIAYVTEDRKHYGLNLMDTVHRNISLTALRKVARRGVVDEHEEQRVAEAFRTSMNIKAPTVFEPVGRLSGGNQQKVVLSKWIFAGPEVLILDEPTRGIDVGAKYEIYTVINQLAAQGKAVVFISSELPELLGMCDRIYTMAAGRLTGEVPRAEATQEVLMRHMTKNTKDEEVTQ
- the mmsB gene encoding multiple monosaccharide ABC transporter permease, whose product is MSTDVTAQPPAPAPPDRGAAATGRGLLGLVLNGLRRNMRQYGMLIALGLIVVLFEIWTGGDLLLPRNVSNLVLQNSYILILAIGMMMVIIAGHIDLSVGSLTAFVGAVAAALTVSHQVPWPVAVGLCLLVGAAAGSLQGFMIAYLGIPSFIVTLAGMLLFRGLTEILLKGQTLGPFPGGLQKMGNGFLPEVGPSTNYHNLTLLLGLVLIASVVWQEVRDRRRQQEFSLDVLPARLFALKLVALVAAVLVVTLLLASYKGAPIVLIVLGVLVVGYGYVMRNAVFGRHIYAIGGNLPAAKLSGVKDRRVTFQVFLNMGVLAALAGLVVAARLNAASPKAGVNYELEAIASSFIGGASMSGGVGTVLGAIIGGLVLGVLNNGMNLLSVGTDWQQVIKGLALLAAVGFDVWNKRRSGS